In bacterium, the genomic stretch TCCAACCCCAGCCGCTAAAATCATTGCTTTCATTAAATTGAAACTCGTTCCTGAGTGAACTGGCATACGAGCTCGGAAGCGAATTCTATCTGCTCTGCACTCAGATGTTGATGAATTGGCAAGGAAATGACTTCTGCTGCCGCTCTTTCCGCCTCGGGGAAATCATTTTCAGAATACCCCAGGAATTCATAGGCATTTTGGGTATGGATGCACAACGGATAATAAATGGCGCTGTCAACTCCCCGTTCCTTGAGGAATTCTTTTAAATTATCGCGCCTTGGGTGTCGGATAGTAAATTGGTGATAGGTGTGCAGGTTATGGTCGTGGACTTCAGGAAGCACAACGTCAACTCCGCTGAGAGCTTTCATATAGATGCTGGCATTACGTCTCCGCTGCTCAGTCCATTCTGGCAGGTGGCGAAGCTTGCTTCGAAGGATAGCCGCTTGAATCTCATCCAATCGGCTGGTATAGCCAATGTGGCGATAGATATAGCCGCCACCGTTCATACCATGCACTCTCAAGCTGCGTACGATATGATCGATTTCCGGGTCATCCGTCAATACCATTCCCGCATCGCCCGCCGCGCCTAAATTTTTAGTCGGGAAGAAACTTAATGTTGCGGCATCGCCCCATTTGGCCATCGGTTGACCATTATGCTCTGAGCCGATTGCTTGAGCGCCATCGCCTAAGACTTTCAAGCCATACTTCTTGGCGATTTCACAAATCTCGGTCATATCCGCGCATTGACCATAGAGATGGACGGGAAGAATAGCCTTGGTTTTATCGGTGATTGCAGCTTCAATGAGATTGACATCGAGGTTGAAAGTAACCGGGTCTATGTCAACGAACACAGGTTTGGCATGGATCTGAACGAGCACTTCGACGGTGGCGACAAAAGTGAATGGGGTTGTGATAACTTCATCCCCCTCGCCAATCCCCATCGCTCCAAGCGCCAGTTTTAGGGCATCCGTACCTGAAGCTACACCGATCCCGTAATGCGTACCCTCCAAAGAGGCGATTTCTTCTTCGAGCATAGAACAGTTTTCGCCATGAATATAGCGTCCACTTTCTAACACAGATAATACTGCGTCATCAACCTCATGCTTAATCGCATGATATTGGCTTTGTAAATCCACCAAAGTTACACGCATAGTTGTTCTCCAATTTTCCTAGAGGTTATAGAATCGAATCGCCCAGACTACTCCATGGCCCGATAATTCCTTCAGCTCCAAGTACGACTTCCGTCGCCTTTACATAATCTTCTATTCTGCAATTTTGATCGATTACACATCTTGTTAGACGGCAATTTTCTCCTACTGTGTCGCGTTCCATAAGAATGCATCCGTCTAAGATCGATCCGGCGCCGATTCGGCAGCCTATTCCAATCGTTGTTTGGCCGGTTACTACGACGTTCTCACCGATAACACAACCAACCCCGATATGGCATCCCGGATCGATGCGAGCGCTATCTGCAATCTGAGCATCGATTCCGATCCATCGCTTATCCTGACACTCACCGCTTATAAGCGAGGTTAACTTAAGCTCTTCCGTGAGCAAAGCTTTTGTTGCTTTTAATAACTGTGACGGGCGGCCTATGTCAATCCAATAGCCGCCGCATTCATATCCGAAAACACTGCCGCCTGACTTGAGCAGACCAGGGTAGAATTCGCGCTCAATCGAACACTTACGCAAAGGGATGCGCTCAACGATTTCAGGCTCTATGATATATAAGCCTGCATTAATCAGGTCCGAACCTTCAGCCTTATCGCCGCGCTCGGCCGCTAATTTTTGCTCTTTGGTTGGTTCGATAAACGCTTCAACTTGCCCTTTAGCATTTAAGGGAACCACTCCAAACGGATGGGGTCGGTTCACTCGGTAAAGCGTCAATGTCACTTCCGCCTGCACACTGTCGTGATAGTCCAATATGGCGCTCAGGTCGAAATCGTGCAGCGTATCGCCGTTAAATACAATACAACGCTTCGGCGGCATTCCGTCAACCGCATATCTTATTGCGCCGGCGGTATCCATGGGTTCGGGCTCAACACGATAGCTCATGCTAATCCCAAATCGACTGCCATCGCCAAAGTGCTCTACGATTTGTTCTGCTAAATAATTGGTGGCGAACACTATCTCCGAGATACCGGCTTTACGTAAAATCCCTACCTGGTACTCAAGGAGAGGTCGATTAGCGACGGGTATTAGAGGCTTTGGCCGGCTCAAGCTGAGCGGCCGCATTCGCGTTCCAAAGCCACCGGCGATAATAACTGCTCGCATATTTCAACTCAAAGCGCTCATTTCTCCCGTCACGTGAAGAAGAGGCGAATTTACTTTCTAACTTAAGAATTATAGCATACTAACTTACTACCCACCGGCCAGAGTCAAAGCTAACACGCGTAAAATAGGTCTTTAGTCCTATACCCCGCCTGCTTTGTTAGGTTCGAGGAGAAAGTCGAAAGAAAGAAAGACGAAAGGCAGAGTCGGTATTCCCCCCTTTCCAAGGGGGTGTACAAAGGGGTCTCTCCGGAAAGCTAATTAGTAAATAAACCTGTCTAATCCTGAGTAGGCCTCAGGGCAGTATCGAAGGGCGGTTAGGGTTCGTAAGCAGTTAGACCTGGAGGAATGTGTTTAGTCTTTTACCATCTTCCGGTAAATGGCTTCGGTTTCTTCTATCATCCGGGGGACGTTGAAGCGGGAGCGGACCCATTCTCGGCCGGCTTCGCCCATGGCTTTGGATCGAGAGGGATCGCTTAGAAGGGAATTGATGGCATCGGCTAATTCGTCGGGTTCCTGCTCGATAAAAAGACCGGTGAGATTGTTTTGAATGACCTCAGGGAGGCCGCCGACACGAGTAGCGATGACGGGTTTGCCTCGGCCCATTGCTTCAATCACAACAAGACCGAATGTCTCGATTTTCGAAGGGAGGATCATGATATCCATCGCATCCATTAGGCGCGAGACATCCGAACGGTTTCCGGTTAGCGTAACGGCTTTCCTGATCCCTAGGTCATCAATTGCTTTCTCTAAAAGGGGTGAGAAATTCGGCTCGACACGGCCGACGAACATAAAATGCGTGTCTTTGTGTTTGGCAAGTACCTTGGGGATGGCTTGGACAGCTAGAAGGTGTCCTTTATCAGAAGCAACACGACCGACCAACCCAATTATCCGATAATTTTCCGCAATACCAAATTCTTCGAATACCCCAACCTTTGAACACTGTGTATTACTATCTGCAAATTCAGTCCCATGATAGACGACATCGATTGCATTGGCAGGCACTTTATTGGAGATAAGATTTTCTTTAACGAATTCAGAAACAGCAATCAAGCGTCCGCCGGTTTTTGGGATGAGGTTGAATGCGACATCGTGATTGATGACATGGACGCTGGCGACGATGGGTATGCGTCGAAGGGTGGCCGTGATCCCTC encodes the following:
- a CDS encoding DegT/DnrJ/EryC1/StrS family aminotransferase, translating into MRVTLVDLQSQYHAIKHEVDDAVLSVLESGRYIHGENCSMLEEEIASLEGTHYGIGVASGTDALKLALGAMGIGEGDEVITTPFTFVATVEVLVQIHAKPVFVDIDPVTFNLDVNLIEAAITDKTKAILPVHLYGQCADMTEICEIAKKYGLKVLGDGAQAIGSEHNGQPMAKWGDAATLSFFPTKNLGAAGDAGMVLTDDPEIDHIVRSLRVHGMNGGGYIYRHIGYTSRLDEIQAAILRSKLRHLPEWTEQRRRNASIYMKALSGVDVVLPEVHDHNLHTYHQFTIRHPRRDNLKEFLKERGVDSAIYYPLCIHTQNAYEFLGYSENDFPEAERAAAEVISLPIHQHLSAEQIEFASELVCQFTQERVSI
- a CDS encoding NDP-sugar synthase — translated: MRAVIIAGGFGTRMRPLSLSRPKPLIPVANRPLLEYQVGILRKAGISEIVFATNYLAEQIVEHFGDGSRFGISMSYRVEPEPMDTAGAIRYAVDGMPPKRCIVFNGDTLHDFDLSAILDYHDSVQAEVTLTLYRVNRPHPFGVVPLNAKGQVEAFIEPTKEQKLAAERGDKAEGSDLINAGLYIIEPEIVERIPLRKCSIEREFYPGLLKSGGSVFGYECGGYWIDIGRPSQLLKATKALLTEELKLTSLISGECQDKRWIGIDAQIADSARIDPGCHIGVGCVIGENVVVTGQTTIGIGCRIGAGSILDGCILMERDTVGENCRLTRCVIDQNCRIEDYVKATEVVLGAEGIIGPWSSLGDSIL
- a CDS encoding glycosyltransferase family 4 protein, with the protein product MGDKLRIVQVISSSVPSGAEHQVALLARQFQQKGHEVTVVCPPGGWLPEALRNQNTPCWEMPMRKGGSFFTHLKLLRRLKRSKFDIIHTHLTRGAWHGGITATLRRIPIVASVHVINHDVAFNLIPKTGGRLIAVSEFVKENLISNKVPANAIDVVYHGTEFADSNTQCSKVGVFEEFGIAENYRIIGLVGRVASDKGHLLAVQAIPKVLAKHKDTHFMFVGRVEPNFSPLLEKAIDDLGIRKAVTLTGNRSDVSRLMDAMDIMILPSKIETFGLVVIEAMGRGKPVIATRVGGLPEVIQNNLTGLFIEQEPDELADAINSLLSDPSRSKAMGEAGREWVRSRFNVPRMIEETEAIYRKMVKD